One part of the Prochlorococcus marinus str. MIT 9313 genome encodes these proteins:
- a CDS encoding AAA family ATPase: MTSWDNHLDLLIRARTPLLWIRSSEEERVEVLLEQAAKRLQPRRLASWDFIGGLKGVLNEEGLGARQPMAVLQWLQQLDASSPTLLLVKDFYHFCEDAGIARMLRNLSVHLRHQPHTVVLCSGPWTPPSDLDDSLTILDLPLPQEPELRTLLENIAQASGSPLSADVLEELTHACSGLSEMRVRQVAARALAQRGKLGWADLAEVLEEKRQTVARSEVLEYCVTEASLADIGGLDSLKGWLEQRHQAFSDEARHFGLPLPRGVLLIGPQGTGKSLTAKAIAHNWSMPLLRLDVGRLFAGLVGASEARTRETIQRAEAMSPCVLWIDEIDKGFGGDARSDGGTSQRVLANVLTWMAEKTSAVFVVATANGVERLPGELLRKGRFDEIFLLDLPFSEERRNILELHIQRRRPNLNLPLGAVIDRSEGFSGAELEQTVIEAMHLAFAERRELGESDLILAASQLVPLSRTAREQLNALKEWAASGRARAASSVASNLAG; this comes from the coding sequence ATGACGAGCTGGGATAACCACCTGGATCTGCTAATCAGAGCCAGAACACCTCTGCTTTGGATTCGGAGCAGCGAAGAGGAGCGTGTTGAAGTGCTGCTTGAGCAAGCCGCAAAACGACTACAGCCCCGTCGCCTTGCCAGCTGGGATTTTATTGGCGGCCTTAAAGGCGTGCTTAACGAAGAAGGCCTTGGGGCACGTCAACCGATGGCTGTCCTGCAATGGCTGCAACAACTTGATGCCAGTAGTCCAACCCTATTGCTAGTCAAAGATTTTTATCACTTCTGCGAAGACGCTGGTATCGCACGCATGTTGCGCAACTTATCGGTTCACTTGCGCCATCAACCCCACACTGTGGTGCTCTGCTCAGGCCCATGGACTCCGCCCAGCGATCTTGATGATTCCCTGACCATTCTCGATCTCCCGCTACCTCAGGAACCAGAACTACGAACACTGCTGGAGAACATTGCCCAGGCAAGCGGCTCCCCCCTTTCAGCAGACGTTTTAGAAGAGCTCACCCACGCTTGCAGCGGCCTCAGCGAAATGAGGGTGCGTCAGGTGGCAGCCCGTGCTCTAGCCCAGCGAGGCAAACTAGGCTGGGCAGATCTGGCCGAAGTCCTTGAGGAAAAGCGTCAGACCGTAGCCCGCAGCGAGGTTCTGGAGTACTGCGTTACAGAAGCCTCGCTGGCCGACATAGGCGGCCTCGATAGCCTTAAGGGTTGGCTAGAGCAACGTCATCAGGCATTCTCCGACGAAGCTCGTCACTTTGGCTTGCCACTGCCCCGCGGCGTTCTACTGATCGGCCCCCAAGGCACAGGCAAATCGCTCACCGCCAAGGCCATCGCCCACAACTGGTCGATGCCACTGCTGCGCCTCGATGTAGGCCGCCTATTTGCCGGGCTAGTGGGTGCTAGCGAGGCACGTACCAGAGAGACGATCCAGCGGGCAGAAGCCATGTCTCCATGCGTTCTCTGGATTGATGAGATCGACAAAGGTTTTGGTGGTGATGCCCGAAGTGATGGCGGCACCAGTCAACGTGTCCTTGCCAACGTGCTCACCTGGATGGCGGAGAAAACCTCCGCGGTCTTTGTCGTCGCTACCGCTAATGGCGTAGAACGCTTACCTGGAGAGCTTCTGCGCAAAGGTCGTTTCGACGAAATCTTTTTGCTTGACCTGCCATTCAGCGAGGAACGCCGCAACATCCTTGAGCTCCATATTCAGCGACGAAGACCGAACTTAAACCTCCCCTTGGGGGCGGTCATCGATCGAAGTGAAGGCTTCTCAGGTGCCGAACTCGAACAGACTGTGATTGAGGCCATGCACTTGGCCTTCGCCGAACGCCGAGAACTTGGAGAGAGCGACCTAATTCTTGCTGCCAGCCAACTGGTGCCGCTCTCCCGCACAGCCCGAGAACAACTCAACGCCCTTAAGGAATGGGCCGCTAGCGGAAGAGCCCGAGCAGCATCTTCTGTTGCTTCCAATCTCGCAGGCTGA
- a CDS encoding YceD family protein, which produces MIPGLQPISLQELKALAAPRHWSIEGHLDEMASLTPLRGSISAEHQGSILEVKGKFQTIVTLCCDRCLSEFNQTLACNTEELIWLKGNGPKPNELNGSSHSEDMDALMECLDPLGSFDPERWVFEQLSLQMPLVKRCGADCPGPAQQQPSAQTTAVKPEGTDLDPRWAALQKLTSP; this is translated from the coding sequence ATGATCCCAGGGCTCCAACCCATTTCATTGCAAGAGCTAAAAGCCTTGGCTGCTCCTCGGCACTGGTCTATCGAGGGACATCTGGACGAGATGGCCTCTCTCACCCCATTGAGAGGCAGCATCAGTGCCGAGCATCAAGGCAGCATTCTGGAAGTGAAAGGAAAATTCCAAACCATCGTCACCCTCTGCTGTGATCGATGCCTAAGCGAATTCAATCAAACTCTCGCCTGTAATACCGAAGAACTGATCTGGCTGAAGGGCAATGGTCCAAAACCAAACGAACTCAATGGCTCGAGCCATTCCGAGGATATGGATGCACTGATGGAGTGCCTTGACCCTCTTGGCAGCTTTGACCCAGAACGTTGGGTTTTCGAACAACTGAGTCTGCAGATGCCTTTAGTCAAGCGTTGTGGGGCCGATTGTCCCGGTCCAGCTCAACAGCAGCCCTCAGCCCAAACCACTGCCGTGAAACCTGAGGGAACTGATCTCGATCCACGCTGGGCAGCATTACAAAAACTCACCTCGCCATGA
- a CDS encoding PH domain-containing protein: MITTSEEVFYEGGPAQSDLIINLLMGLTLIGLPFTIGAVIRALWLRFRITNRRVSVTGGWLGRDKTQVVYSQIKEVRSVPRGLGSWGDMVLVLNDGSRLEMRSLPSFRETEKYINARISARRAKGSPQDLKGFAA, encoded by the coding sequence ATGATCACAACCTCAGAAGAGGTCTTCTATGAAGGAGGCCCCGCTCAAAGCGATCTCATCATCAACCTATTGATGGGGCTAACACTGATTGGCCTTCCTTTCACCATTGGAGCTGTGATTCGAGCGTTGTGGCTGCGCTTTCGCATTACCAATCGACGCGTTTCAGTAACTGGGGGATGGCTGGGACGCGATAAGACCCAAGTCGTGTATAGCCAAATCAAGGAGGTGCGCTCAGTGCCTCGTGGCCTTGGCTCCTGGGGTGACATGGTACTGGTACTTAACGATGGTTCAAGACTTGAGATGCGCTCTTTACCTAGCTTCAGAGAAACCGAGAAATACATCAATGCACGGATTAGCGCCCGCAGGGCCAAAGGTTCACCCCAGGATCTAAAGGGCTTTGCGGCTTAA
- the yidC gene encoding membrane protein insertase YidC, whose protein sequence is MIGYISDNILLPILDFFYGLVPSYGLAIVALTVVIRLALFPLSAGSIRSARRMRIAQPAMKKRQDEIKSRYAKDPQKQQEELGKVMKEFGNPLSGCLPLLVQMPILFALFATLRGSPFADVPYLVNLKVLPSDQIAAIEPKPFTSSKHSIFISETKHFPVIASLPSGTKLGVGDKAQIKLQTLTGESFTSRLSGVEGGTKFTPTWSVTKGDDLVKVSADGTVQALAEGDATVQGKIPGLAAQSGFLFIKALGQVGFYVDGEINWDIAILVGGFGLTLLVSQILSGRGLPANPQQSTANKITPVMITGMFLFFPLPAGVLLYMVIANIFQAGQTFLLSREALPENLQKILNDQLSKPALATEAIGGSDRLPFEPKKRSK, encoded by the coding sequence GTGATCGGGTACATCTCCGACAACATTCTGCTCCCGATCCTGGATTTCTTCTACGGATTAGTGCCGAGCTATGGCCTCGCCATCGTCGCCCTCACAGTGGTCATCCGATTAGCACTGTTCCCCTTAAGTGCTGGATCCATTCGTAGCGCTCGTCGCATGCGGATCGCCCAGCCGGCGATGAAGAAGCGCCAGGATGAAATCAAGAGCCGTTATGCCAAAGACCCTCAGAAGCAACAGGAGGAACTAGGGAAAGTCATGAAGGAGTTCGGCAACCCCCTCTCAGGGTGCCTACCCCTATTGGTACAGATGCCAATTCTCTTCGCCCTGTTTGCAACCCTTAGAGGATCACCGTTTGCTGATGTGCCTTACTTGGTGAACCTCAAGGTGCTGCCTAGCGACCAAATTGCAGCCATTGAACCCAAGCCATTTACCAGTAGCAAGCATTCGATTTTCATCAGTGAAACCAAACATTTCCCAGTCATTGCGTCTCTGCCAAGCGGCACAAAATTAGGAGTTGGAGACAAGGCCCAAATCAAGCTGCAAACGCTCACTGGCGAAAGCTTCACAAGCAGGCTTTCTGGCGTAGAAGGTGGAACCAAGTTCACGCCAACCTGGAGCGTCACCAAGGGGGATGATCTTGTCAAGGTGTCGGCCGATGGCACTGTCCAGGCTTTGGCTGAAGGCGATGCCACCGTTCAAGGCAAAATTCCTGGCCTTGCTGCCCAAAGTGGCTTTCTATTCATTAAGGCCCTTGGACAAGTTGGTTTCTACGTCGATGGGGAAATCAACTGGGATATTGCAATTCTGGTTGGTGGTTTTGGCTTGACGCTTTTGGTCTCGCAGATCCTGTCCGGCAGGGGGCTGCCTGCGAACCCTCAACAATCAACAGCCAACAAGATCACGCCAGTGATGATCACTGGCATGTTTTTGTTCTTTCCACTACCAGCAGGTGTATTGCTGTATATGGTGATCGCAAACATCTTTCAAGCAGGTCAAACTTTTCTGCTTAGTCGTGAAGCCCTACCTGAGAACCTGCAGAAAATCCTCAATGACCAGCTATCCAAACCTGCGTTAGCAACAGAAGCCATCGGTGGATCAGATCGTCTTCCCTTTGAACCTAAAAAACGTAGTAAATGA
- the rpmH gene encoding 50S ribosomal protein L34, with translation MTKRTFGGTSRKRKRVSGFRVRMRNHTGRRVIRSRRKRGRARLAV, from the coding sequence ATGACAAAAAGAACCTTTGGTGGAACCAGCCGCAAGAGAAAACGCGTCTCAGGATTTCGTGTGCGCATGCGAAATCACACTGGTCGAAGAGTGATCCGCAGTCGCCGAAAACGTGGCCGTGCGCGTCTCGCTGTCTAA
- the serS gene encoding serine--tRNA ligase, whose product MLDQRLVRDNPDLIANELGRRGITLDLTGLQLIAQQQRNLEEQRSSLQAEGNRIGKEVGQRIQQGSDPKASDVAELRQQGNLIKQKVAVLEDEEKQLSARLREQLLSLPNLPSPDCPEGRDENDNQERHRWGKPREGKDLLEHWSIAERLKLFETERSVRIAQSRFVTLMGQGARLERALINFMLDLHTSKGYREVMPPVLVNTASLTGSGQLPKFAEESFRCAEDDLWLTPTAEVPVTSLHRDEIIPAEQLPLRYAAYSPCFRREAGSYGRDTRGLIRLHQFNKVELYWFVHPDHSQAAHAQITADAEAVLQALELPYRVIELCTGDLGFSSSRTYDLEVWLPGAGAFREISSCSICGDFQARRSAIRTKDEKGTRLIHTLNGSGLAVGRTMAALLETGQQSDGSVLLPKALVPYFGNDRLEPE is encoded by the coding sequence GTGCTTGACCAGCGCCTGGTGCGGGACAACCCCGACCTGATTGCCAACGAACTGGGCCGAAGGGGCATTACGTTAGATCTAACGGGCCTACAACTGATCGCCCAGCAACAAAGAAATCTCGAGGAACAGCGCAGCAGCCTCCAGGCAGAAGGGAATCGGATCGGCAAGGAAGTCGGTCAACGGATCCAGCAGGGAAGCGACCCAAAAGCCAGCGACGTGGCAGAACTAAGACAGCAAGGCAACCTAATCAAGCAAAAGGTGGCCGTTTTAGAAGACGAGGAGAAACAACTATCAGCGCGATTGCGAGAGCAACTGCTGAGCTTGCCAAACCTGCCCTCCCCTGATTGTCCTGAAGGACGCGATGAGAACGACAACCAAGAAAGACACCGTTGGGGCAAGCCACGTGAAGGGAAAGACCTTCTGGAGCACTGGTCAATTGCCGAGCGGCTCAAACTTTTCGAAACAGAACGCTCTGTACGAATTGCCCAAAGTCGCTTCGTCACCCTGATGGGTCAGGGTGCGCGACTGGAACGAGCACTCATCAACTTCATGCTCGACCTTCACACCTCAAAGGGATATCGAGAAGTGATGCCTCCGGTACTGGTGAATACCGCCAGCCTTACGGGCTCTGGTCAGCTGCCAAAATTCGCCGAAGAAAGCTTCCGCTGCGCTGAAGACGACCTCTGGCTAACACCAACTGCAGAGGTGCCGGTGACATCTCTGCACCGCGATGAAATCATCCCCGCTGAGCAACTTCCACTGCGATACGCCGCTTACAGTCCATGTTTTCGCCGCGAAGCTGGCAGCTATGGAAGAGACACCCGTGGCCTGATCCGGCTGCATCAATTCAACAAGGTGGAGCTCTATTGGTTCGTCCATCCAGACCATTCGCAGGCTGCCCACGCTCAGATCACAGCCGATGCCGAAGCCGTGCTGCAGGCCTTGGAATTGCCCTACCGCGTGATTGAACTTTGCACAGGTGATCTAGGGTTTTCTTCCTCACGCACCTACGACCTCGAAGTCTGGCTACCAGGAGCAGGCGCCTTCAGGGAAATTTCAAGTTGCAGTATCTGTGGAGACTTCCAAGCACGGCGATCTGCTATTCGCACCAAAGACGAAAAAGGTACCCGACTCATCCACACCCTCAATGGCAGTGGCCTAGCGGTAGGACGCACCATGGCTGCCCTTCTCGAAACAGGCCAGCAATCTGATGGGAGTGTCCTCCTCCCCAAGGCACTTGTGCCTTATTTCGGCAACGATCGACTAGAGCCAGAATGA
- a CDS encoding DUF2808 domain-containing protein translates to MVNQLFRFCIPGTLALGGLTAGLIGSSVMLESITPPKARAQATPALLEFRWENSKDYKKLYYWQSSTIRRDRATYYLMLKPKDRKTAILKLSISVPDYFDAKIKPNNLSLCLVHLGGMLSRTRCKEEVPAIFEVSEDQTSIEVFPDTPIPTEDTYAVVMKIFNPDQRGMFQFNALAQAPGDVPMGGYLGSWLIDIN, encoded by the coding sequence ATGGTTAATCAGCTCTTCAGGTTTTGTATTCCAGGCACCCTTGCCTTAGGAGGCCTTACTGCCGGATTGATCGGTTCCAGTGTGATGCTTGAAAGCATCACACCACCAAAGGCCCGAGCCCAGGCAACACCAGCGCTACTTGAATTTCGCTGGGAAAACTCTAAAGACTATAAAAAGCTCTATTACTGGCAAAGCTCAACCATCAGGCGTGATCGAGCAACCTATTACCTGATGCTGAAACCCAAGGACCGCAAAACTGCGATCCTCAAGCTAAGCATCTCTGTACCTGATTATTTCGATGCAAAGATCAAACCGAACAACCTGAGCCTTTGCCTTGTCCATCTAGGGGGAATGCTTTCACGCACCCGCTGCAAAGAAGAGGTTCCTGCAATTTTCGAAGTCTCTGAAGACCAAACAAGCATTGAAGTCTTCCCGGACACCCCCATCCCTACAGAAGACACCTATGCGGTGGTCATGAAAATCTTTAACCCCGACCAACGTGGGATGTTCCAGTTCAATGCCCTTGCCCAAGCTCCTGGAGATGTACCAATGGGCGGCTACCTTGGTAGCTGGCTGATTGACATCAACTGA
- a CDS encoding ribonuclease P protein component, translating to MVLPASMRLRGSRCFEHLQKWGYRFYGTSMVLRVIEANPQLLKAPHRHHNSTACRCAVVISSKVSKRAVIRNRLRRLLHDHLRSRLEVAPEHCNHWVLISLKPVASAIEASPLLEECDRLLNQAGLLS from the coding sequence ATGGTGCTGCCAGCATCAATGCGATTACGGGGAAGCCGATGTTTTGAGCACCTTCAGAAGTGGGGCTATCGCTTTTATGGAACTTCAATGGTGCTCCGTGTCATCGAAGCAAATCCCCAACTGCTCAAAGCACCCCATCGGCACCACAACTCCACGGCATGCCGTTGTGCCGTTGTGATCAGCAGCAAAGTGAGTAAACGGGCCGTCATTCGCAACCGTCTGCGTCGACTTCTGCACGATCACCTAAGAAGCAGGCTTGAGGTTGCACCCGAGCATTGCAATCACTGGGTGCTGATCAGCCTCAAGCCAGTCGCCTCCGCAATAGAGGCATCTCCATTGCTAGAAGAATGCGACAGATTGCTCAATCAAGCAGGTTTGTTGTCATGA